One window from the genome of Labeo rohita strain BAU-BD-2019 chromosome 10, IGBB_LRoh.1.0, whole genome shotgun sequence encodes:
- the vps37bb gene encoding VPS37B subunit of ESCRT-I b: MGEMSGFENRLQSYSSTQLHELLEDDDKLRKMVGEMEEMQEMQQNKELTIASNRSLAEQNLSLQPELDHQKIQLTKRYCCLQDLHESYQFRRSTLGNSSLDTLLALLQTEGAKIEEETENMADSFLDGSLPLDSFIDDYQSKRKLAHLRRVKIDKLQEMVLKGVHLPQGSSNDPLKPQETHNSTAPFQRLANGSPAHVRPAPTSQPSAMPYNPQNVGAPLPNMVPSYSYPYPQALPQGPGAGLPPRAGFIMQ, translated from the exons ATGGGAGAAATGTCCGGCTTCGAGAACAGACTGCAGTCGTACTCGTCCACACAGCTGCACGAACTGCTGGAGGACGATGACAAGCTCCGGAAAATGGTCGGGGAGATGGAGGAG ATGCAGGAAATGCAGCAGAATAAAGAGCTGACGATCGCCAGTAACCGCAGCCTGGCGGAGCAGAACCTGAGCCTTCAGCCTGAACTGGACCATCAGAAGATCCAGCTGACCAAACGCTACTGCTGTTTACAAGACCTGCACGAGTCCTACCAGTTCCGCAGGTCCACGCTAG gtaACAGTTCACTAGACACATTGTTGGCTCTTTTGCAAACCGAGGGAGCCAAGATTGAAGAAGAAACAGAG AACATGGCCGATTCATTCTTGGATGGATCCTTGCCTCTGGACAGCTTCATCGATGACTACCAGAGCAAGAGGAAGCTGGCGCACCTCAGGCGTGTGAAGATCGATAAACTACAGGAAATGGTGCTGAAGGGTGTTCATCTTCCTCAGGGTTCCTCTAATGATCCTCTGAAACCTCAGGAGACCCATAACTCCACCGCACCTTTCCAAAGGCTAGCGAACGGTTCTCCAGCTCACGTAAGACCCGCACCAACATCTCAGCCATCAGCCATGCCTTACAACCCTCAAAACGTCGGTGCTCCTCTGCCAAACATGGTGCCATCATATTCATACCCATACCCACAAGCACTCCCTCAAGGACCCGGTGCTGGTCTTCCCCCGCGGGCAGGTTTTATAATGCAATGA